Genomic segment of Chitinophaga varians:
TGCTACCAACCTGGTCACCTTCTCCAAATTCAAACTGTGGGATATCGAAATGGGTGGTAAAGGCCTCGGTTACCCGATTCAGCGGGTAGTCAATTTCGGGTTGATGGTCGGCTTCTGATAACTTATAAAAATTCAATCATGAGATATAAAATATTGATCGCACTCGTATGGATAGGCGCTTTCTGCTCCTGCAGCAAGTACCTCGATGTGGTGCCGGACAACGTGCCTACGATCGACAACGCTTTTACCCTGCGCTCTTCCGCAGAAAAGTACCTGTTCACCTGCTTTTCCTATATGCCTAAGAACGGGCATTTTAATGATAACGTGGCCTTCAACGGCGCCGATGAAGTATGGTACGATGATCCCATCCGTGATGTGGACCCCACCAATTTCAATATCGCCAAAGGCCTGCAAAGCATGACCAGCCCGCTGGCCAACTACTGGAGCGGCACCTCACGCGGCACCTCCCTGTTCATCGGCATCCGCGACTGTAACACGTTCCTGGCCAATATTGACAAAGTAAGGGAGCTGCGTCAGTACGAGCGTGAAAGATGGATCGCAGAAGTGAAATTCCTGAAAGCATACTATCATTTCTTCCTCCTCCGCTGCTATGGCCCTATTCCGCTGATCAAAGAAAATCTGCCTGTTTCCGCCGGTTCGGAAGAAGTACAGGTGTACCGTCAACCGGTAGACACCTGTATCAACTACATCGTGCAGCTGTTGGATGAAGCGGCCGGCAACGAGTTCCTGCCCGCCAAACTGGAAGGCACGGAGAACACTGAACTGGGAAGGATCACCAAATGCATCGTGCTGGCGCTGAAAGCCAAGGTGCTGGTGACCGCCGCCAGTCCGTTTTTCAACGGTAACCCCGATTACAGCCGCATGGTAGACAACCGCGGCGTACAGCTGTTCTCTGCCGGTTATAACGCAGAAAAATGGAACCGCGCCGCACAAGCCTGCAAGGAAGCGATTGAGCTTTGTCACGCTAACGGGTATACGCTGTACCACTTCCCGGGCAACTTCGGCTACAAGATTAACGACACCTTGCAGACCCAGCTGGATATTCGTGCAGCCATGACCGATAAACAGAACAACACGGAAGTGATCTGGCCCAACACCAACAGCACCGCAGGAGACATTCAACGCTGGTCTATGCCGCTGATCGCCAACGGCGCCAGCACCTCCGGGCCTAAAGGCATCATTGCGCCCACGCTGAAGATGATCGAGATGTTCTATTCCAAAAACGGCGTGCCTATTACCGAAGACAAAACCTGGGACTACAGCAAACGTTATACGTTGCGAACAGCAGCCGCTCCGGATAAATACTATATCAAAACAGGAGAGCAGACAGTAGAGCTGCATTATGACCGTGAGCCACGGTTCTACGCCGACGTGGCTTTTGACCGGGCAGTGTGGTTTGGCAACTGGATATTAAACTACAACAAAGACAGCGCCCTGTATTTCGTGAAAGGCCGCGCCACGGAAATAGCTTCCAGGAGAGGTATCAGCAACTATTCCGTGACCGGCTACTGGGTGAAGAAAACCGTGAACATAGAAAGCAGCGCCGCCACCGATGGCAACATAGCCAGCGGACTGGTCGCCTATCCATGGCCTGAAATGCGGCTGGCAGACCTGTACCTGCTGTACTCCGAAGCATTGAATGAAGTGAATGGCCCCGGAGGCGGCACCACCCAGTGGATCAACCAGGTAAGGGCGCGGGCAGGCCTTAAATCAGTGGAAGAAGCATGGACCAACTTCTCCAAGAACCCTACGAAATACACCACCAAAGAAGGCATGCGGGAGATCATCCAGCAGGAGAGAGGCATCGAATTGTGTTTTGAAGGGCAGCGGTTTTGGGACCTGAGAAGATGGAGGACCGCCCACATCGCGCTCAATAACCCGATCAAAGGATGGGACATCACTCAGAACGCAGCGCCTTCCTACTATAAGGAAGTGCTGTTGTTCAACCAGCGCTTCGGCATGCGTGACTACCTCTGGCCGATAGAAAACGGGGAGATGATCATCAACAAAAACCTGGTGCAAAACCCGGGCTGGTAATCTTTTTCATGATGCTAAAACTTACTGAAATGAAATATTTTCATATCCTCTTATTTCTGCTGGCCGTATGTAGCGCCTGCAAACAAGATCACCTGGGACCTATCTCCGATGATAAAGCACAGCCCAATCCGGTCATGAACCCCAGCGCCGTAGGTATGGCGGGTGCAGCGGAGATATCCTATTCCCTTCCCGACGACCAGAACCTGTCTTATGTACGGGCAGAATTTGAAATCAACGGCGTAAAAAAAGAAGCGAAGTCTTCCTATTTCAAAAGATCAGTACGGGTGGAAGGCTTTGGCGACACCGCTGAACATACTGTTACCCTGTACACGGTCAGCCGTGCGGAAGTAGCTTCCACCCCGGTGCAGATAAAGGTGAAACCTTTGCCGCCGGCCATCTGGAAAGTATACAAATCATTGGATGTGGCAGAAGCCTTCGGTGGCCTGCAGGTGAAGTTCAGCAATGAGGACAAGGGAAAGATCGTCATCGTTACCCTGCTGTATGACCCTGCCGCCAAAGAATGGCGCAACGTGAACAACTTCTACTACGGACTGGATTCCGGGAAATTCACGGTACGCGGGCTGCAGCCGGTGAAACAACAGTTCGGTATCTATATCAAGGACCGCTGGGACAACAAAAGCGATACCCTCCGGTTCGAACTGACACCCATATACGAAGAAGAGCTGGACAAATCGAAGTTCGCCAGCGCCATGAAGAAAAAGTACCCGATACCACAGGTAGCGCCGTTGCCCAAGACACCTGGCGTACAGATCGTGGAGCCGGGCAACCTGTCGTCCTGGCCTATTGAAAACATGTGGAACGGTATCATCGGCAACGAAGGGTACCACACCACGGAGAACAAGGATGTGCCTATCTGGGTGCCGATTGACCTTGGCGTGAAAGCGGTGATCAGCCGTTATAAGATCTGGCAGCGGCAGGCCGGTTATATCTACAACCACGGTAACCCGCATGAATGGGAGCTTTGGGGCACCAATACCCCCACAGACGTGAACAGCTGGGTGAAACTGGACCACCAGATTATGGAGAAGCCTTCCGGGCTGCCGCTGGGACAGAACTCCAACGAAGATATTGACGCCGCTGCGGCAGGGCAGGAGTATGAGCTGCCGATCGGTTCGCCGGCGGTACGTTACATCGCCTGGAAACACATCGACAGCTGGGCTGCCGTGGACGGTATCATAGGGCATCTTCATATCAGTGAGATATCCATCTGGGGACAAATCAAAAAATAATTAAAACAGTTATCATGAAACATAACAAAGGCAGATGGCTGTTAGGGGCTATGTTGGTGCTGCTGGCAGCCTGCAGCAAAATGGACGACACCTACAAAAATTTTCTGAACGGAGGAGAGATCATTTATACCGGTAAAGTGGATTCCCTGAAAGTATTTCCGGGCAAGAACAGGGTGTTGTTGTCCTGGTACCTGATATCAGACCCGAAGATCACCAAATGCCGTGTATACTGGAACCAGCGTAGTGATTCGACTGAAGTGCCCGTAAAACGTACAGGCGGCACCGATACCATCCGGCTGCTGCTGGACAAGCTGCCGGAGAATATCTATACCTTCCAGGTGTATACCTATGACAATGCCGGCCATTCTTCCGTAAAAGAAGAGGTGATCGGCAACGCTTACGGTGACGCCTATCTGGCCACGCTGTCCAACCGGCCGGTGCGCATCGCCAAATACGACGCCACCAAAAAGGAAACGACCATCTGGTGGTTTGGCGTAAATAACCAGGTGCAGAGCGTGGAAGTGTTATATACCAATACCGCCGGCGTGGAAACCAAAATTGTGCAGGTGGCCGACAGCCTGCCGGCCGGTCCCCGCGATCCGCTGGAATTCCGGGCATCGCTGAAACTGCCCGGCTACCAGGCAGGCACATCCTTCAAATTCAGAACGGCCTATAAGCCGGTGAAAATAGCGATCGATACGTTTTATACTGCTTATGAAACGCAGGCGGTGCAATGACGCTTGTCCCAGGGCTAAAGCCCTGGGCTGCGATTAGCTTAGTCGTTTAAATGGAGGGCTCCTTCCGTTTTGAAGGAACACTGGAAACTTGAAGAGCCGAAACAATTCCCTATAAACGATAGCCGCTAATCGTGGCCCAGGGCTTTAGCCCTGGGATTTAAAACAACAATAGCATTTTTCATCCCGATGATGTATTTTGGAAAACCATGCTGACGGAAACCACGGGCGTCATTCGTCGTATAGATTTTCCCGTTAGAAACCACTGAAAAGAAAAACAATCCACATATGAAAACAATGATGGCAGGCCTGTTGACACTGCTGGTGATCAACACAGAAATGGCCACAGCACAAAAGAAATCTGCAGATGCGAACCTGACGCATTTCCCGAAAGGCAGCACACCAAAGGAGATTGGCAAGCGAGTGGCCGAACGTTTTGTAGCTACGCCGCATCCTAATTTCGGAAGGGCTACGTCTCCGAAACAAATCACCTATCCTGAAGTTTGCGCGTGGTATGGTGCGCTAACGTTTGCACGGGCAAGCGATGATAAGGCACTGACCGGCAGTCTGGTGCAGCGTTTTGAACCTTTTTTCACCACGGAGGCTGCGCTGGTGCCTAAGGCGGACCATGTGGACCATACCGTTTTTGGCTCAGTGCCGCTGGAGCTGTATATACAAACAAAAGACAAACGTTACCTCGATATGGGCAAAGCCATTGCGGACAAACAGTGGGGCACACCGGAAGGTCCGCATGTAAAGCCCGAATCACAGGGGTATAAAGACCGTGGCCTTACCTGGCAAACGCGTATGTGGATTGACGATATGTTCATGATCACCGCTGTGCAGTCGCAGGCTTACCGCGCCACCGGCGATAAGGAATATATCAACCGTGCTGCGCGCGAGATGGTGGTTTATCTGGATTCCTTGCAGCAGCCCAATGGCCTCTTTTACCATGCGCCGGACGTGCCGTACTTCTGGGGCCGCGGTGACGGCTGGATGGCTGCCGGCATGAGTGAACTGCTGCGTTCCCTGCCTAAAGACAATCCTGACCGCGAGCGTATCATGAAAGGATATAAAACCATGATGGCCTCCCTGCTGAAATACCAGGCGCCGGACGGTATGTGGCGCCAGTTGATCGATGACCCGGAAGCATGGCCGGAAACGTCTGCCACAGGTATGTTTACCTTTGCCATGATCACCGGTGTGAAAAACGGTTGGCTGGATGCGGCCACCTATGGCGCTGCAGCGCGCAAGGCATGGCTGGCGCTGGTGAAGTACATCGATGACAACGCCGATGTGCGGGAGGTGTGTGAAGGCACCAATAAAAAGAATGACCGCCAATATTATCTCGATCGCGGCCGTATTACTGGTGACATGCATGGTCAGGCGCCCGTGTTATGGTGTGCCACGGCGCTTTTAAGAAAATAAAAATGTAAGGATTTGTTGATTACGGATTTTGGAATTTAGATAGTCATTCAATTATCTGATATTGTTGAAACGATTAAATAAACGCCAAAATCCGTATCAATAAATTCGTAGATGACTTACTTCATCCGTGATCTCGTTCTCCTCTTCCTGTTCCCTGTCTTTTTCCGCCTCCTCTGCTGCAGCGTCCCTTCTATCTTCTTCCTCCATTAATTCGTCGATTTCGAGATCATCCTCTTCCTCATTCAGGATATCTTCGGAAGTGTCTTCGCTGCGTGATTGCTCGTCCTGGTTACCTCGTTGAGGTACCGGTTCCTGCTGATGATTGATGACATCATCCGGTTG
This window contains:
- a CDS encoding RagB/SusD family nutrient uptake outer membrane protein, which produces MRYKILIALVWIGAFCSCSKYLDVVPDNVPTIDNAFTLRSSAEKYLFTCFSYMPKNGHFNDNVAFNGADEVWYDDPIRDVDPTNFNIAKGLQSMTSPLANYWSGTSRGTSLFIGIRDCNTFLANIDKVRELRQYERERWIAEVKFLKAYYHFFLLRCYGPIPLIKENLPVSAGSEEVQVYRQPVDTCINYIVQLLDEAAGNEFLPAKLEGTENTELGRITKCIVLALKAKVLVTAASPFFNGNPDYSRMVDNRGVQLFSAGYNAEKWNRAAQACKEAIELCHANGYTLYHFPGNFGYKINDTLQTQLDIRAAMTDKQNNTEVIWPNTNSTAGDIQRWSMPLIANGASTSGPKGIIAPTLKMIEMFYSKNGVPITEDKTWDYSKRYTLRTAAAPDKYYIKTGEQTVELHYDREPRFYADVAFDRAVWFGNWILNYNKDSALYFVKGRATEIASRRGISNYSVTGYWVKKTVNIESSAATDGNIASGLVAYPWPEMRLADLYLLYSEALNEVNGPGGGTTQWINQVRARAGLKSVEEAWTNFSKNPTKYTTKEGMREIIQQERGIELCFEGQRFWDLRRWRTAHIALNNPIKGWDITQNAAPSYYKEVLLFNQRFGMRDYLWPIENGEMIINKNLVQNPGW
- a CDS encoding DUF5000 domain-containing lipoprotein, which produces MKYFHILLFLLAVCSACKQDHLGPISDDKAQPNPVMNPSAVGMAGAAEISYSLPDDQNLSYVRAEFEINGVKKEAKSSYFKRSVRVEGFGDTAEHTVTLYTVSRAEVASTPVQIKVKPLPPAIWKVYKSLDVAEAFGGLQVKFSNEDKGKIVIVTLLYDPAAKEWRNVNNFYYGLDSGKFTVRGLQPVKQQFGIYIKDRWDNKSDTLRFELTPIYEEELDKSKFASAMKKKYPIPQVAPLPKTPGVQIVEPGNLSSWPIENMWNGIIGNEGYHTTENKDVPIWVPIDLGVKAVISRYKIWQRQAGYIYNHGNPHEWELWGTNTPTDVNSWVKLDHQIMEKPSGLPLGQNSNEDIDAAAAGQEYELPIGSPAVRYIAWKHIDSWAAVDGIIGHLHISEISIWGQIKK
- a CDS encoding DUF4998 domain-containing protein produces the protein MKHNKGRWLLGAMLVLLAACSKMDDTYKNFLNGGEIIYTGKVDSLKVFPGKNRVLLSWYLISDPKITKCRVYWNQRSDSTEVPVKRTGGTDTIRLLLDKLPENIYTFQVYTYDNAGHSSVKEEVIGNAYGDAYLATLSNRPVRIAKYDATKKETTIWWFGVNNQVQSVEVLYTNTAGVETKIVQVADSLPAGPRDPLEFRASLKLPGYQAGTSFKFRTAYKPVKIAIDTFYTAYETQAVQ
- a CDS encoding glycoside hydrolase family 105 protein; this translates as MKTMMAGLLTLLVINTEMATAQKKSADANLTHFPKGSTPKEIGKRVAERFVATPHPNFGRATSPKQITYPEVCAWYGALTFARASDDKALTGSLVQRFEPFFTTEAALVPKADHVDHTVFGSVPLELYIQTKDKRYLDMGKAIADKQWGTPEGPHVKPESQGYKDRGLTWQTRMWIDDMFMITAVQSQAYRATGDKEYINRAAREMVVYLDSLQQPNGLFYHAPDVPYFWGRGDGWMAAGMSELLRSLPKDNPDRERIMKGYKTMMASLLKYQAPDGMWRQLIDDPEAWPETSATGMFTFAMITGVKNGWLDAATYGAAARKAWLALVKYIDDNADVREVCEGTNKKNDRQYYLDRGRITGDMHGQAPVLWCATALLRK